The region CTGCGCATGTGGTGGTCGGTGCCGTCGAGCAGGCTGCTGCCGCCGGAGTTCGAGGCCGCCTGGGGCACCAGGGAACCCGGCACGCTGCGCGGCGCGGCTCGGCGCTGGCAACTGCACGGGGAGTTCGGCGAGTTCCAGCGGCGGCAGGCCGACGAGTTCGGGGTCGTCATCCCCGCCTGACTTCTGTAGGAGCGTCCGTCCGCAGCGGAAGGCCGACAACACGAAACGGCGGCCGGACCGGATGACTCCGGTCCGGCCGCCGCCCTGCCTGGACCCGCCGCCCGAGCCGCGTTCGCGGCGGGGCCGGCGGTACTCGCTGTCAGCGGTCCTGCCGGTGCGTGGCCGCGCGGTCGTTCGGGAGCGGGGCGCAGCGGCGAGTTCGCCGGGTCGCGCCCCCGCCATGGCCGCCTTCCGCAACCGCGCCGTCGGCCTGCTCACTGTTTTCTGACGAGCGTGATTCCGTCGGCCATCGGCAGCACGCAGATTTCGACTCGCTCGTCGGTGTGCAGCCGGGTGTTCAGTTCGCGCACCGAAACGGTGTCGATGTCCGTCACGGCCGGATCGGCGACCCGGCCGAAGAACAACGTGTTGTCCACCACGATCAGTCCGCCCGGGCGCAGCAGGGACAGTGACTCCTCGTAATAGTGGAGATATCCTGACTTGTCGGCGTCGATGAACACGAAATCGAACTCGGCGCCCTCCTCGCGCAGCGCCGCGAGCGTGGCACGGGCGTCACCGACCCGCACCTCGATCCGGTCCGCCACCCCCGCCTCCTCCCAGAAGGGCCTGCCCATGTCGGGCCACTTCGCCGCGATGTCACAGGTCACCAGCCGTCCGTCGGCCGGCAGGGCGCGCGCCATGCACAGCGTGCTGTAGCCGGTGAAAGTGCCGATCTCCAGCACGTCGCGGGCGCCGGTGAGGCCGACGAGCAGCGCGAGCAGCTGTCCCTCCTCGGGCATCACCTGCATCAGCCGCGCCGCCGGCACCGTCGCCGTCTCGGCCCGGAGTCCGGCGAGCACCTTGTCGTCACGCAGGGAGGTGGCCCGCACGTAGTCGAGTATTTCCTGGTTCGCATTGATCTGCTGAGCCATGAGGATACTTTCGTGAAATGTCGGAGCGGGGAGTGCGGCCCAGTCTACGAATGGTCCGGGTGGTGTCAACGGTGGATTCCCGAACTCGCACGGGTGTCACTTTCCCGGAAGAAATAGGGGGGTGTTCAGGGGGGTGGGCGCCGCGCTCGCGGATCATGCTGAAGACGAGGGAAGAGAACAGGGCGGAACGGTCCGTCGGCCGAGCGTTCCCACTGGAGGAAACATATGTTGCGCGAAGAGGTCGAAGACTTCTCGCTCGCCGTTCTCGGCGCGGGCACGATGGGTCTGGGGATCAGCGCGCTCGCCGTGGGGCACGGCGTACCGGTCACGCTGGTGGAGACCGACGCGGCGAGAGCCCGGCAGGCGCCGGCCGCCGTCACCGCGCAGTTGCGCATGGCCCAGCTGATGAACGCGCTGCCTGCGGACCGCGAGTGCGGTGAGCTGACCGTCACCGGGTCGCTCGCCGGGGCGGCCGGTGCCACGGTGGTGATCGAAGCCGTCACCGAGGACCTGACGCTCAAGACGAAGGTGCTCGCGGAGACCGCCGCACTGACCGGCGCCGGGGTACCGCTGGTCTCGAACACGTCCTCGATCCCGATCGACGAGCTGGCCGGATACCTGCCGGACGCGGCGCGGTTGATCGGCACCCACTTCATGAACCCGCCGTACCTGATCTCGACGGTCGAGGTCGTCAGGGGCGCGAGCACCGGCGGGGCGGCGCTTTCCGCCGTCACCCGGCTGCTCGGCGTCCTGGCACGCAAACCGGTCGTGGTCGGCGACGGACCGGGTTTCGTGACCAGCCGGATCCTGCACCCGATGATCAACGACGCGGCCCGCGTCGTGCAGGAGGGCACCGCCACGGCCGAAGCCGTGGACACCCTGATGCGCGAATGCCTCGGACACCGGACCGGTCCGCTGCGCACGGCGGACCTCATCGGCCTGGACAA is a window of Streptomyces sp. NBC_01477 DNA encoding:
- a CDS encoding O-methyltransferase, which gives rise to MAQQINANQEILDYVRATSLRDDKVLAGLRAETATVPAARLMQVMPEEGQLLALLVGLTGARDVLEIGTFTGYSTLCMARALPADGRLVTCDIAAKWPDMGRPFWEEAGVADRIEVRVGDARATLAALREEGAEFDFVFIDADKSGYLHYYEESLSLLRPGGLIVVDNTLFFGRVADPAVTDIDTVSVRELNTRLHTDERVEICVLPMADGITLVRKQ
- a CDS encoding 3-hydroxyacyl-CoA dehydrogenase family protein; the protein is MLREEVEDFSLAVLGAGTMGLGISALAVGHGVPVTLVETDAARARQAPAAVTAQLRMAQLMNALPADRECGELTVTGSLAGAAGATVVIEAVTEDLTLKTKVLAETAALTGAGVPLVSNTSSIPIDELAGYLPDAARLIGTHFMNPPYLISTVEVVRGASTGGAALSAVTRLLGVLARKPVVVGDGPGFVTSRILHPMINDAARVVQEGTATAEAVDTLMRECLGHRTGPLRTADLIGLDNLADSLRVLAERTGDHRAVPCELLLDKVRDGHLGRKTGRGFYDYGKAQP